A single genomic interval of Labrus bergylta chromosome 18, fLabBer1.1, whole genome shotgun sequence harbors:
- the adam17a gene encoding disintegrin and metalloproteinase domain-containing protein 17a isoform X4 → MRSLVLFVFLAPCWVSGAVKSRDTTEQNHEENPEFDALNSLLSDFEVLPLSGLQLHSVRKRDVHTQSHLERLVSFRALHRHFKLYLTTNTGLFTDNFKAVFVDKHGKEENYDVHLQNYFTGHVVGEENSRVQAHIDGDEFSAHILTDEAEYNIEPLWRFTDSPTDGRLLVYRSEDIKNLSRIASPKVCGYVQAEAKDLLPQTARRDSGHHHREKRQAHDHKKNTCPLLLVADYRFFKNMGRGQESVTLNYLIELIDRVDDIYRNTTWDDEFKGYGVQIHQIIINKEPTKPPAGHVGTNWVHYNMENSPGKGREVWDVKRLLEQFSSDIADNASTVCLAHLFTYQDFDEGTLGLAYVAPSKPQALGGLCPKPYYPSHSSKKPSYLNTGLTSTKNYGKTILTKEADLVTTHELGHNFGAEHDPDNIQYCAPSDDNGGKFVMYPIAVSGDHVNNKRFSNCSKISVGKTLRFKAPVCFKERNSKVCGNSRVEEGEECDPGLLHINVDLCCTSDCKFKYNAQCSDRNSPCCMNCKFQNAGTKCQEPISATCKGISSCTGNSSECPPPENAEDNTVCVDNGRCHDGECNPFCEAMQNLQSCACNETEDSCKVCCRGKDGACSPFIQSNGSFLFLRKGKPCTVGFCDEGGKCMKQVQDVIERLWDFIDKLDINTFGKFLADNIVGSVVVFSLVFWIPLSILVHCVDKRLDQQYEENTKCFYFPQSQMVEVCSRAPALESRNAEQPRVNIHAHRQASLLLRRPDRALLPAPSAAEPGRRTSRGQQQQYPGPRSELRPHPGQRRGASDGHHPGGHQQRLSPGRGGPVGRFHNRRSLLVGYEILLRGSDRTEPVGKGPAAPQEAGLH, encoded by the exons ATGAGGAGCttagttttatttgtttttctggctCCTTGTTGGGTCAGTGGTGCTGTGAAGTCGAGAGATACCACGGAGCAAAACCATGAAGAAAACCCGGAGTTCG ATGCTCTGAACTCCCTCCTGTCAGATTTTGAGGTTCTGCCGTTGTCAGGCCTCCAGCTTCACTCTGTGAGGAAGAGGGACGTCCACACCCAGTCCCACCTGGAGCGCCTTGTGAGCTTCAGAGCCCTGCACAG ACATTTCAAGCTTTACCTGACCACCAACACGGGCCTTTTCACGGACAACTTCAAAGCTGTCTTTGTCGATAAACATGGGAAGGAGGAGAACTACGATGTTCATCTTCAGAACTATTTCACTGGACATGTTGTTG GAGAGGAGAACTCGCGCGTCCAGGCTCACATAGATGGAGATGAGTTTTCTGCTCACATCCTTACTGATGAAGCAGAGTACAACATAGag CCCCTTTGGAGATTCACAGATTCCCCAACTGATGGCAGGCTGCTGGTGTATCGCTCGGAAGACATCAAGAATCTGAGCCGTATCGCCTCTCCAAAAGTGTGTGGTTATGTCCAAGCAGAAGCCAAGGACCTGCTGCCACAGACCGCCAGGAGAGACTCAG gacaccaccacagagagaagagacaggctCACGACCACAAGAAGAATACCTGCCCCCTGCTGCTGGTTGCAGATTAtcgattttttaaaaacatgggcCGAGGACAAGAGAGCGTCACTCTCAACTACCTG ATCGAGCTGATTGATCGAGTGGACGACATTTACAGGAACACAACCTGGGACGATGAATTCAAAGGCTATGGTGTCCAGATCCATCAG ATCATCATCAACAAGGAGCCTACAAAGCCTCCTGCTGGCCATGTTGGCACCAACTGGGTTCACTACAACATGGAGAACAGCCCTGGAAAGGGTCGGGAGGTCTGGGATGTGAAGAGACTTTTGGAG CAATTCAGCTCGGACATCGCTGACAACGCCTCCACTGTGTGTCTGGCCCACCTGTTCACTTACCAGGATTTCGATGAGGGCACACTGGGGCTCGCTTATGTGGCCCCCTCCAAACCTCAGGCCCTGGGTGGTCTCTGCCCAAAAC CATACTACCCATCCCACTCCTCCAAGAAGCCCAGTTACCTCAACACAGGCCTGACCAGCACCAAGAACTACGGCAAAACCATCCTGACAAAG GAGGCCGATTTGGTGACCACTCATGAGCTGGGCCACAACTTCGGAGCCGAGCACGACCCTGACAACATCCAGTACTGCGCTCCCAGTGACGACAACGGGGGGAAGTTTGTCATGTACCCCATTGCTGTGAGCGGAGACCATGTCAACAACAAG CGTTTCTCCAACTGCAGCAAGATCTCTGTCGGAAAGACGTTACGCTTTAAGGCTCCCGTGTGTTTCAAGGAGAGGAACAGTAAAGTATGTGGAAACTCcagagtggaggagggggaggagtgtGACCCCGGGCTGCTTCACATCAATGTCGACCTCTGCTGCACATCCGACTGCAAATTTAAATACAATGCACAGTGCAG CGACAGAAACAGTCCCTGCTGTATGAACTGCAAGTTCCAGAATGCGGGAACGAAGTGCCAGGAACCAATCAGCGCTACCTGTAAAGGCATATCATCCTGCACAG GCAACAGCAGTGAGTGTCCACCTCCTGAAAACGCGGAAGACAACACGGTGTGTGTGGACAACGGCCGGTGCCATGATGGAGAATGTAACCCTTTCTGTGAGGCCATGCAGAACCTGCAGTCCTGTGCCTGCAACG AGACGGAGGACTCGTGCAAAGTTTGCTGCAGGGGAAAAGACGGCGCCTGTTCTCCCTTCATCCAGTCCAACGGCAGTTTCCTTTTCCTCCGCAAAGGCAAACCCTGCACTGTGGGCTTCTGTGACGAAGGA GGAAAGTGCATGAAGCAGGTGCAGGACGTGATAGAGAGGTTGTGGGATTTTATCGACAAGCTGGACATTAATACATTCG GGAAGTTCCTGGCTGATAACATTGTGGGCTCCGTGGTGGTGTTTTCCCTCGTCTTCTGGATTCCTCTCAGTATCCTGGTTCACTGTGTG gacaAGCGACTTGACCAGCAGTACGAGGAGAACACAAAGTGCTTCTACTTCCCCCAAAGT CAGATGGTGGAAGTTTGTAGTAGAGCTCCTGCCCTAG AGTCAAGAAATGCTGAGCAACCCCGAGTCAACATCCATGCGCATCGTCaagcctctctcctcctccggCGGCCGGACCGCGCCCTCCTTCCTGCCCCCTCAGCAGCTGAGCCAGGCCGCCGCACCTCTCGtggccagcagcagcagtaccCTGGACCCCGGTCCGAACTACGTCCCCACCCCGGACAGCGCAGGGGGGCTTCGGATGGCCACCATCCAGGAGGACACCAGCAGCGACTCTCACCAGGGAGAGGAGGGCCTGTCGGACGATTTCACAACCGCAGGAGCCTCCTCGTCGGCTATGAAATCCTCCTACGAGGATCTGACAGAACAGAACCTGTCGGCAAGGGACCGGCGGCGCCTCAAGAGGCAGGATTGCATTGA